The following proteins are co-located in the Gorilla gorilla gorilla isolate KB3781 chromosome 18, NHGRI_mGorGor1-v2.1_pri, whole genome shotgun sequence genome:
- the RANBP10 gene encoding ran-binding protein 10 isoform X3, producing MLCSVEPLWLVRGSGASAQGSVASAELWGTAPFPGIGALSGIAFTDLPANLYPTVGLQTPGEIVDANFGQQPFLFDIEDYMREWRAKVQGTVHCFPISARLGEWQAVLQNMVSSYLVHHGYCATATAFARMTETPIQEEQASIKNRQKIQKLVLEGRVGEAIETTQRFYPGLLEHNPNLLFMLKCRQFVEMVNGTDSEVRSLSSRSPKSQDSYPGSPSLSPRHGPSSSHMHNTGADSPSCSNGVASTKSKQNHSKYPAPSSSSSSSSSSSSSPSSVNYSESNSTDSTKSQHHSSTSNQETSNPWLQLERRPNQAAPTTPPGPTPTSTPPHSDSEMEMEAEHYPNGVLGSMSTRIVNGAYKHEDLQTDESSMDDGHPRRQLCGGNQAATERIILFGRELQALSEQLGREYGKNLAHTEMLQDAFSLLAYSDPWSCPVGQQLDPIQREPVCAALNSAILESQNLPKQPPLMLALGQASECLRLMARAGLGSCSFARVDDYLH from the exons ATGCTCTGCTCTGTGGAGCCACTTTGGTTGGTGAGAGGCTCAGGGGCAAGTGCTCAAGGCAGTGTCGCCTCTGCTGAGCTCTGGGGTACTGCACCATTTCCAGGCATTGGAGCCCTTTCAG GTATAGCCTTCACAGACCTCCCG GCCAACCTCTACCCCACCGTAGGCCTGCAGACACCTGGGGAGATTGTGGACGCCAACTTTGGGCAGCAGCCCTTCCTGTTTGACATTGAGGACTACATGCGGGAGTGGCGTGCCAAGGTCCAGGGCACGGTCCACTGCTTCCCCATCAGTGCCCGGCTTGGCGAGTGGCAGGCAGTGCTGCAGAA CATGGTTTCATCTTACCTTGTGCATCATGGGTATTGTGCCACAGCCACGGCTTTTGCTCGAATGACTGAAACCCCGATTCAGGAAGAACAGGCGTCCATAAAGAACAGACAAA AGATCCAGAAGCTGGTGCTGGAGGGCCGTGTGGGTGAGGCCATCGAGACCACCCAGCGCTTCTACCCAGGGCTGCTGGAGCACAACCCCAACCTCCTCTTCATGCTCAA GTGCCGGCAGTTTGTGGAGATGGTGAATGGGACGGACAGTGAGGTCCGAAGTTTGAGCTCCCGAAGCCCCAAGTCCCAGGACAGCTACCCTGgctcccccagcctcagcccccgaCATGGCCCCAGTAGTTCCCACATGCACAACACAG GAGCAGACAGTCCCAGCTGTAGCAATGGCGTCGCGTCCACCAAGAGCAAACAGAACCACAGTAAATACCCTGCACCCAGCTCCTcatcctcgtcctcctcctcctcctcctcttccccatccTCCGTCAATTACTCCGAGTCCAACTCAACAGACTCCACCAAGTCCCAGCACCACAGCAGTACCAGTAACCAGGAGACCAG CAACCCATGGCTACAGCTTGAAAGGAGGCCCAACCAGGCTGCTCCAACCACACCCCCTGGGCCAACTCCCACCTCAACCCCTCCCCACAGCGACAgtgagatggagatggaggcagagcaCTACCCCAACGGTGTGTTAGGAAGCATGTCCACACGCATTGTTAATGGTGCCTACAAGCATGAGGACCTGCAGACGGATGAGTCCAGCATGG ATGACGGGCATCCTCGGCGGCAGCTCTGCGGGGGCAACCAGGCTGCCACAGAAAGGATCATTCTGTTTGGCCGCGAGTTGCAGGCATTGAGTGAGCAGTTGGGCCGGGAGTACGGCAAGAATTTGGCCCACACAGAGATGCTGCAG GATGCCTTCAGCCTGCTGGCATACTCAGACCCCTGGAGCTGCCCAGTTGGCCAGCAGCTTGACCCCATCCAGAGGGAACCTGTGTGTGCTGCCCTCAACAGCGCCATTTTAG AGTCCCAGAACCTGCCAAAGCAGCCCCCTCTGATGCTCGCCCTGGGCCAGGCATCTGAGTGTCTCCGGCTCATGGCCCGAGCAGGCCTGGGTTCTTGCTCCTTTGCCAGAGTTGATGACTACTTGCACTAG